One stretch of Cydia fagiglandana chromosome 18, ilCydFagi1.1, whole genome shotgun sequence DNA includes these proteins:
- the LOC134673285 gene encoding uncharacterized protein LOC134673285: MDLDDAITITPLEIDGKRWYVMIGWLANSFKLNLYHSDVVWKGKFSYNRLATFSKNFNMTEEYYSSIKRCLSEQRKDYHYELKDGFFYWKQKIPNGLKQYNRNGTIIRGFMPVELHTSSNNTRPDLIEVLLTLNNQLKYKVNKLKTEYKTVKSDYETCLKDTQEFFNLKIEMEKALCSKFLNTIRVKKSKMDSFKTSNAVCADTKLFINRLSKIYPHRIKD; this comes from the coding sequence ATGGATTTAGATGATGCTATTACCATCACACCATTAGAAATCGATGGTAAACGTTGGTATGTGATGATCGGTTGGCTTGCAAATTCATTCAAACTAAATCTATATCATTCAGATGTTGTATGGAAAGGCAAATTTTCTTACAACAGACTAGCGACCTTCAGTAAAAATTTTAACATGACCGAGGAGTATTATTCCAGCATAAAGCGATGTTTATCTGAACAGAGAAAAGATTACCACTATGAACTTAAGGACGGGTTTTTCTATTGGAAACAAAAAATTCCAAACGGACTCAAACAATATAATCGAAATGGAACGATAATTCGAGGATTCATGCCAGTTGAATTGCATACCTCTTCAAACAATACTCGTCCAGATTTAATAGAAGTTCTTTTGACTTTAAATAACCAACtaaaatataaagtaaataaactCAAAACTGAGTATAAAACAGTTAAATCAGACTATGAAACGTGCTTAAAAGACACTCAagaattttttaatttaaaaattgagATGGAGAAAGCACtttgtagtaaatttttaaatacaatccgtgttaaaaaatctaaaatggaCTCATTCAAGACTTCGAACGCAGTGTGCGCTGACACCAAACTATTTATTAATCGTTTGAGTAAGATTTATCCACACAGGATTAAGGATTGA
- the LOC134673254 gene encoding DNA repair protein XRCC4-like, whose translation MDQNERNNAFVTKLYINGQNIYIKVSWKDNENDVFRLKLYEGERTWSGRFSVEFAEEYRQYFDETKPEYLKNVEQSLKGDSDDFTYAFSETGDNEATFVWKKKYIGSTATRIHGSVSLKLDEPESKDVLIDFLLDENKSLQQALSDFNERTNILTGELNKCKQEMEKYVDIKTTLESVLYGKFVQILNTKKRRIELLEENIQKFTQGKNV comes from the coding sequence atggATCAAAATGAACGAAATAATGCATTCGttacaaaattatacataaacggtcaaaatatttacataaaagtgTCGTGGAAAGATAACGAAAACGACGTTTTTCGCTTAAAACTGTACGAAGGAGAACGCACTTGGTCCGGCCGGTTTTCTGTCGAGTTTGCTGAGGAATACAGGCAGTATTTTGACGAAACTAAACCAGAATACTTGAAAAATGTTGAGCAGAGTTTAAAAGGTGACAGCGATGATTTTACCTACGCTTTTAGTGAGACCGGCGATAATGAGGCAACATTCGTTTGGAAGAAGAAATATATAGGTTCTACTGCAACTAGAATCCACGGATCGGTGTCCTTGAAACTGGATGAGCCTGAATCCAAAGACGTTTTGATAGATTTCTTATTGGATGAAAATAAGAGTTTACAGCAAGCCTTGTCGGATTTTAATGAGAGGACCAACATATTGACCGGGGAGCTAAATAAATGCAAGCAGGAAATGGAGAAGTATGTAGACATCAAGACCACTTTAGAGTCtgtattgtatgggaagtttgtTCAGATATTGAATACTAAGAAGAGGAGAATTGAGCTACTTGAAGAAAATATACAGAAGTTCACTCAAGGAAAGAATGTTTAA
- the LOC134673655 gene encoding phenoloxidase-activating enzyme-like: MPTTWLFVVITVTYSYVVEGQSQCLTPDGKGGECRSIVECPELRKIVNKPKLTPYESDFLTRSGCGFADGLPKVCCATTNACFTPEGSEGQCISVFDCQHIAKKLQSPTVSDKDKAYVNSIRCHSPTGFFVCCGPEPEPGLCVPSAAPPHPESGCCGVDGSSGNKVAGGNATSIEQYPWLAIIENKRSDITRVVCGGALISGRYVLTAGHCVKGLASNAGTPANVRLGEYDISNPGADCVPVEGGDGVDCTEEPEVIPIERVIPHPDFDPTNRLRRNDIALLRLSRLAPYTYFIRPICLPTSDSTAIFPSTERLFAAGWGPNNETHSNSDVKLHVDLPYKTIESCQPAYDVPKRRVNLWDNQICAGGEKGRDTCKGDSGGPLMYAKGDAFEVVGIVSFGPTPCGLVNVPGVYTKVAAYLPWIRSTIQP, from the exons ATGCCGACGACATGGCTTTTTGTAGTTATAACGGTTACTTATTCATATGTTGTGGAAGGGC AATCCCAGTGTTTAACCCCTGACGGCAAAGGCGGTGAATGCAGGAGCATAGTAGAATGCCCAGAGCTCAGGAAAATAGTAAACAAGCCAAAACTTACTCCCTACGAGTCGGACTTTCTGACGAGATCAGGATGTGGATTCGCAGACGGCCTTCCTAAG GTGTGCTGCGCAACTACCAACGCCTGCTTCACACCGGAGGGCAGCGAAGGCCAGTGTATAAGCGTGTTCGACTGTCAGCATATAGCGAAGAAATTGCAATCTCCGACTGTCTCGGATAAGGATAAAGCTTATGTTAACAGTATAAG ATGTCACAGCCCCACAGGCTTCTTCGTGTGCTGCGGGCCAGAGCCGGAGCCCGGCCTTTGTGTGCCATCTGCGGCTCCCCCCCACCCGGAGAGCGGGTGCTGTGGGGTTGATGGGAGCAGCGGGAACAAAGTAGCAG gtgGAAACGCAACATCCATCGAACAGTACCCGTGGTTAGCGATCATAGAAAATAAAAGGAGTGATATAACGAGGGTAGTTTGCGGCGGCGCGCTAATTTCCGGCCGCTATGTGCTGACGGCGGGCCACTGTGTGAAGGGCTTGGCCTCTAACGCTGGGACACC AGCAAACGTGCGCCTCGGCGAATACGACATATCAAACCCCGGCGCGGACTGCGTGCCCGTTGAGGGGGGCGATGGTGTGGACTGCACCGAAGAACCAGAAGTCATTCCTATCGAACGGGTGATACCACATCCAGACTTCGACCCGACCAATCGATTAAGAAGGAACGACATCGCTCTGTTGAGATTGTCGAGACTTGCGCCTTATACAT ATTTCATCAGACCCATCTGCCTCCCAACTAGCGATTCGACTGCCATCTTTCCATCCACCGAGAGACTATTCGCGGCAGGCTGGGGGCCCAACAACGAAACACATTCAAACAGCGACGTCAAGCTACACGTCGACTTGCCTTATAAGACCATTGAG TCCTGTCAACCAGCTTACGACGTGCCAAAACGCCGCGTCAACTTGTGGGACAACCAGATATGCGCAGGAGGCGAAAAAGGCAGGGACACGTGCAAAG GGGATTCTGGAGGGCCTCTAATGTACGCCAAGGGGGATGCGTTCGAAGTAGTGGGTATCGTCAGCTTCGGGCCCACGCCGTGCGGGCTGGTCAACGTGCCCGGAGTGTACACTAAGGTGGCCGCCTACTTGCCGTGGATTAGGAGCACTATTCAACCTTGA